In Stegostoma tigrinum isolate sSteTig4 chromosome 7, sSteTig4.hap1, whole genome shotgun sequence, one genomic interval encodes:
- the inha gene encoding inhibin alpha chain, giving the protein MFQLHASHKLPGVPLFLSLLWMVLLILMFQAPMLESACSMHSMSEDAIIAKVQEKILRSLGLTEPPENCNVTSQELHNPFKNRRLTRRITRWIGHHKPKTDNDKSEVISFPITNIPCDLQYEGFVGNYSYVFQPSLHSRRSQVTSAEFWFYAGVQLPPGADPPTKLYFLTEPGSFAQAAESMAVEGQWVIFHISQSFLSYISHKILFLQVKCANCQCVRDQVNVPFILSTAKNLGPSRSRRSTVPWSPAYVSLLQRPPSPELIHDDCHRSAVNISFEELGWGNWIVQPSVFTFYYCNGTCSNSNRLTSSLGLKVCCTSVPGTMKPLRVRTTSDSGYTFKYETIPNIITEECACI; this is encoded by the exons ATGTTCCAGCTTCATGCTTCCCACAAACTCCCTGGTGTCCCTTTATTCCTGAGCTTGTTGTGGATGGTGCTACTGATTCTGATGTTCCAGGCCCCAATGCTGGAAAGTGCCTGCTCAATGCACAGCATGAGTGAGGATGCAATCATTGCAAAGGTGCAGGAGAAAATTCTGAGGAGCCTGGGGCTGACTGAACCCCCAGAGAACTGCAATGTAACCAGCCAGGAGCTGCATAATCCGTTCAAAAACCGCAGACTGACACGGCGCATCACCCGCTGGATTGGACATCACAAACCCAAAACGGACAACGATAAATCGGAGGTCATCTCATTCCCCATAACCA ACATACCGTGTGATTTACAGTATGAAGGATTCGTGGGCAATTACAGTTACGTCTTTCAGCCATCCCTGCACTCCCGTCGCAGCCAGGTGACCTCTGCTGAGTTCTGGTTTTACGCCGGGGTCCAGTTACCCCCAGGTGCTGACCCCCCCACTAAACTGTACTTCCTCACTGAACCTGGCAGCTTTGCCCAGGCAGCAGAGAGCATGGCAGTTGAAGGACAGTGGGTAATCTTTCATATCTCCCAGTCCTTCCTCTCATATATCTCGCACAAGATACTTTTCCTTCAGGTCAAGTGTGCCAATTGCCAGTGTGTGAGGGACCAAGTGAATGTGCCTTTCATCCTGTCCACAGCGAAGAACTTGGGTCCTTCTCGATCTAGACGCTCAACAGTCCCTTGGTCCCCCGCATATGTCAGTCTCCTTCAGAGGCCACCATCTCCTGAACTTATTCATGACGATTGCCATCGTTCTGCCGTTAACATCTCCTTTGAAGAATTGGGATGGGGCAACTGGATTGTTCAACCCAGTGTCTTCACCTTCTACTACTGCAATGGGACCTGCTCCAACTCCAACCGGCTCACCTCCAGCCTCGGCCTCAAGGTTTGCTGCACCTCAGTCCCAGGGACCATGAAGCCCCTGAGAGTGAGGACAACGTCCGACAGTGGCTACACTTTTAAATACGAGACTATCCCAAACATTATCACCGAAGAATGTGCCTGCATTTAG